cttcttctctttctccttctccttttccttttccttctctttttccttctccttctccttctctttccccttctctttctctttttccttctcctctttctctttctctttccccttctctttctctttttccttctcctctttctctttctctttccccttctctttctctttttccttctccttttcaatctgcttctctttctctttccccttctctttttccttctcctctttctcctccttctctttttccttttccttttctttttcctcttccttctctttctctttcttcttctctttctccttctctttttcctttttcttctcctctttttctttctccttctctttctcttccttctctttctctttcttcttctctttctccttttccttttccttctcctctttctctttctctttctccttctctttttcctttttcttctcctctttttctttctccttctctttctctttcttctctttctccttctccttcttctcctttttttctccttctccttatctttctcttccttctcctccttccttcttccttcctcctcctcctcctcccccaaacTGAGGGGAAGCCAAAGGACGGGCTCACCGCCACGCCCGAGGCTGCCAGGGGCGGGGGTGCCGTCGGTGGGAAAAGAGTGGGACACTCTCTGCCGAGGGAGCGGGGCCAGTCTCAGAGTCTGAGAAAAGCCTCGCCGTTTCCCCTTTGGTGTCGTGCCCAGCCGAAGAGCCTTGCCGGCTGGGGCTGAGCTGGCATAGCTGGAGGTGTTCGCCCTGCCTGCTCCGTTGCCGCGCCTAAACCTTCGGTCAGAATGCCCTCTTCTCTTCCCCACCACGCCCGGCACCTCGCCTGCCCACCCCTTGCTCAGCCGGTCGAGCCTGCTTGGCAGAGAGCGGAGGGGGAGGCCTCCACCGAAAAGCCCATTCCTGCCCCTACCCaccctcttttcccccctctgtCCTGGCACAGGCAAACAACCCTCCTGGCGGGCACCCAAATGCCAGGGAGTGGCCACCACTCAGACCGAGCTGGCTGGCTCCCACCCACTCCCCCCGGGGCGAGAAGGGGCATGCCTCGGTTTCACCTCCTTCCTGCTCATCTGCCCCCCAGAACCTGGCCCCACCTCTCCCTCCGGATCCTCGCCCAGGACACCTGAACAACCTGGGCAAGAGGGTGGCGAGAGAAGGCAGGTGAGCCCGCGATGGTGGTGGCGGCGGTGGTGGTGGGACAGAGTCCATTCTACTGCCGAGCCCAGCGTCCTCTGCTCTGGGGCCAAGAGGGCCTCTGAGCATGGGCGGAGGGCGAGGCGGGAGGGTGGCGGAGCTGGGCCTGCAGGTTGgcggcagcggtggtgggtttgtttgggttttttaaaaaaaatctcgcCTTCGCCAGtcgtttttatttgatttatatggatAGGTAAGTTTTTAAGGGGATCTATTTGAGGATTTGGAACGATTGGGAAATTGGCGAATTGCCGGCTTTGGGTTGTGGGcgtttggaaggaaggaaggagaaagagagagagagaaagagagagagaaaatactgGGAGCTGAAGCCCACCCCTCTTGAAGCATGTTGGTTGAGGGAttcaaggaaggaaggtggaatggaaggaagaaaggaaggaaggaaggagcgagggagggaaggagggaaggaaggagcgagggagggagggagggaaggagggagagaaggaaggaaggaaggaaagaaggagcgagggagggagggaaggagggagggagggaaggaaggaaggaaggagaaagagggaaaagacagagaaagaaagaaatctgagatttgaagcccacccctcttaaagcatgccggctgagggattctgagaaggaaggatggacagaaggagagagagaaataaattgtgggaagtccacccctcttaaaagAAGGTCCAACTGTCTTAacgtatgctggctggggaattctgggaaggaaggaaggagaaagagggaagagagaaatagagaaataaattctgggagttgaagcccacccctcTTGAAGCATGCAGGCTGAGTTCTGAGAagggaggagggatggaaggaagaaaggaaggagaagggggacatagagaaagaaagaaatcctggTAGCTTTAAGTCCATCCCTCTTAAagaaggttagttgggggatcctgggagttgaagtccccctgCTTTAAAGCAAGCTGCTTGGGGAATGTTGGGACTTGAACCCACCCCTCCAAGGCTTAGTAAACCTGTCTTAGCTCCTCCTAGATGATGCCACCCTACCCAATTGGTCTACGCTCAGGACAAATCCTGACACGGCTGGGGCGAAGGCCAGAGACCTCTttctcccatcatccccagcccaggttggagggggagaggagagggaactaCATTCAGTGCGTCAAAGCGGTGCCGCCTCCTACGTCTCTCTGCCTCCTTCGACCCAGCGGGGGTTCAAAGCCGGCTGCCTCCCCCAGAGGCACCCGAGGCGCAGAGGGCTGGCAGGCGGCACCCCACTTATCTTTCCTAGGAAATCTACTCGATTGAGTAACTATCAAGCCCCTTGATCTGCGCCGCGGTGTAACCTCTGGCGAAACCTCTTCCTCCTGCGTGGAGAGGCACCGACTCCGTCACTAGCGCACATCCTCCTTTGCCCTGAACCGCCTCCAGAACGGGATCCAACCCTCCTTCGCTCTCAGACTGAAAAAGAAGAGAATTCTATTTGATTTAGCAAAATTGACACCGCCAGAATCTTGCCTGTGTAGTTCTCGTCTACAATAGAGGCCTGGTTTCTGTCGCTGAGCTCGGAAATGTTACGGGGTTGATgtgtgagcagggggttggactataagacctccaggTTCCCTTCCGGTTCTTGTTATTCTGGTTTTgggtccaatcttttcttggaaACCAACAGTGgcaaggcagggagggagggagggaaggaaagaagggagggaggaagagggagggaaggaaagaagagagggagagagggaaggaaggaagaagggagggaaggaaagaagggagggagacagggaaggaaggaaggaagaagggagggaaggaatgaagggaggaaggaagagggagggaagaaaagaagagagggaggaagagggagggaaagaaagaaaggagggagagagggaaggaaggaagaaaggaggtaaggaaagaaggaaagaagggaggaagggagggaaggaaggaaaaaaggagggagagagggaaggaagaaaggagggagggaaggaaggaaagaagggaggaagagggaaggaagggaggaagaaaggaaggagggaaggaaagaagggaggaagaaagagtgaaggagggaaggaaggaaagaacattAGAATAACAAAAGACATAATGATGGATTGTGTGggtgggaaataaataaatggatggatggaaggaaggaaagaatcattgatgtgttctattactatatcttcttttctattctttcttagatatattttactatgagtatctcctctataaccttcaccatgtattttactatgtgtatatagatatatacccactaaaaccctcattttgtattggactaactaactaactaactaactaactaactaactaactaactaaataaataaataaataaataaatattaaaaaataaaagaacagtagaataacaaaataacagagttggaagggaccccggAGGCCTTTATTCTACTCACGCAGTAACATTTCAGACCAACGATTTTCCGACCTCTTCCCAAAAAAACAGCgatggggaagggaggaaggatagcAGAATAGCAAAACaacggaagggaccttagaggtcttctagtatcTAACCCCCTACTCAGGCCGGAAACCCTGCAACATTTCCGACCAACGATGctccagtcttttctttaaaaaaaaaaacctgcccagAGGATAGAGCAGCcgtaacttctggtggcaagtcgttccactgatgaattgctCTCCCAGAACCAACTCTGTTGTTCGGTCCAGGAACTGCCCCACTCACACCgcttattctccccccccccccatacaggTGAAGCAATGGGTAGCCCGGAAGACGACCTGATCGGCATACCTTTCCCGGAACACAGCAGCGAACTACTGGCTCACTTGAACGAGCAGCGGCGACGAGGGATGCTGTGCGACGTCACCCTCCGAGCGCAGGGACGCGAGTACCAAAGTCACCGGGCGGTCTTGGCCGCCTGCAGCCGCTACTTCCAGAGGCTTTTTGCCGGGCCCGGCATGTCCGTGTGCGAGCTGGATTTCGTCGGGGCCGACGCCTTGGGGGCCCTGCTGGACTTCGCCTACACCGCCACCCTGACCATCAGCACGGGCAGCCTCTGCGAGGTGCTGCGGGCCGCCCGGATCCTGGAGATCCCGTGCGTCATCGCCGCCTGCGTGGAGATCCTGCAAGGGAACGGTTTGGAGGCTCCTGTGCCGGATGACGCCGCTCGGGAACGCGCCCGGCGTTACCTGGAAGCCTTCGGCACCCTGCCCAACATGGAAGGGGACCTGGCCGAGCCCCTCACCTGCCCGGCTCCCCGCCGTAGCAGGAAAACACGCAAGTTCCTGCAAGCCAAAGGGTCGCGGCTCAACAACCACATCGCGGAGGTGTCGCCGTCGTTGTCGCCGTCGTCCACGGGAACTCAGGAACGCCCCAGTCCGCCCAGCCAGGCGTCCCCTGCCCCAGCGTTTAGCCACCCccgtgaggaagaggaggagggggccaTGTCCCTCTCACGCGCCTTTCCCTTCCCGTACGGCCTCTCCCCAGAAGACCTGGGTTCAGACGACGAGCCGACGGATCAGGAGATCCTAAACTACATGCGTCGGCTGAACCCGGAGGGGCTGCCTGTGGGTCTCGAACCGCCGGACAAGCTGGTACGCAAACGGCGCTCGCAGATGCCCCAGGAGTGTCCCGTCTGTCACAAGATTATCCACGGGGCGGGCAAGCTACCTCGTCACATGCGGACCCACACCGGGGAGAAGCCCTTCGCCTGTGACGTGTGTGGCGTCCGTTTTACCAGGTAAGGAGTAGACGTCGTCTCAGGAGGGGCTGTCGCATCTGAGGCCCTTCCCCAAATTAATCCCAGTATTATTAAGAGGCTGGGCATCGAGTAATTGGTTTTGGGTAGGCCAAAAGATTCCCCGTTCGTGGATAATTttgagacggagggagggagggaggaagaaaaaaaagggaaggggggaggaaggaaggaaggaaggtgggaagggaggaggagggagggagggagggaaggaagggaagaactaAGGAGAgagtgaaggaaggagggaaagaagaaaggaaggaagatggcagagaggaagggaggacaaaaggggaaagaaagaaggaaggaaggaaggaaggaaagagtggatagagaaagaaaagaaagtggaagaggaggaaaggagagagaaacaagacaggTAATAAAATAAGAGAAAACTCAAAGCAAGTGTTTCAGTTGACAGCATAAATTTTAGACAATTGTGGTCGTAACCTGGGGCCTACCTAGAATTGCACCTCCATTTTCCTGCCATTCTAAGGCCTAGGCTAAGCGCGAAACGCCTCCCTCCACTGACCCCcgcctcccttccctctcctctccccaggAACGACAAACTCAAGATCCACATGCGCAAACACACCGGCGAACGCCCCTATTCCTGCCCGCACTGCGCGGCGCGCTTCCTGCACAGCTACGACCTGAAAAACCACCTCCACTTGCACACGGGTGCCCGCCCCTACGAGTGCTGCCTCTGCCACAAGGCCTTCGCCAAGGACGACCACCTCCAGCGCCACCTGAAGGGCCAGAACTGCCTGGAAGTTCGGACCAGGCGCCGGCGGAGGGGCCCTGACCCGGAGAGTGATTCCCTGGCACCCGCCGGCATCCCTCTGCCCTCTGCTCCACTCAGCTTGACAAACGGCCGCGCGGAGGAGCTGCACCACTACTGGCCCACGGGGGCGGCCCCCATATCGCCCGcccccaaagaggaagaggaggaggaagaggaggaagaaggggccATCGAGGGGTTACAGAGCGACGTCCCGATGGCAGAGGTCCAGACGGCGTGACGTCCTTTGCCGCAAGACTCGTTTGTGCACTATCGCAATTCATTCGCTCGACCGGACTGTCGGTTGTGGGGTGATACGGCACTCCCTGGACATTGTGACGTAGACCAAATGCACTAGGACCCTCTTCCCCCACTCTCCCGATTCCGTGCCTTAAGCAGCCTATAAAGCCAAGGGGAGTGGGGGGTCAAGTGGACAGGTGGGGTGAACGGTGGGCATCCAGGGCCCACTGGTGTAAGTTTGCTCAGGGCGTCTCAAataagcatatacagtggtacctctacctacgaacttaattcgttccgtgaccaggttcttaagtagaaacgtttgtaagaaaaagcaatttttcccataggaatcaatgtaaaagcaaataaggcgtgcgactggggaaaccacagggagggtggaggccctgtttcctcccaggagattcctagagaggccccaaggaggcttccccctgccttttctggccctgttcccaggagattcctagagaggccccaaggaggcttctccccaccttttccggccctgtttcctcccaggagattcctagagaggccccacggagacttctccccgccttttccagttacattttcggaggcttgggtttgtaagtggaaaatgggtcttgagaagaggcaaa
This genomic window from Erythrolamprus reginae isolate rEryReg1 chromosome 13, rEryReg1.hap1, whole genome shotgun sequence contains:
- the ZBTB7B gene encoding zinc finger and BTB domain-containing protein 7B isoform X1, translating into MGIGWGEAMGSPEDDLIGIPFPEHSSELLAHLNEQRRRGMLCDVTLRAQGREYQSHRAVLAACSRYFQRLFAGPGMSVCELDFVGADALGALLDFAYTATLTISTGSLCEVLRAARILEIPCVIAACVEILQGNGLEAPVPDDAARERARRYLEAFGTLPNMEGDLAEPLTCPAPRRSRKTRKFLQAKGSRLNNHIAEVSPSLSPSSTGTQERPSPPSQASPAPAFSHPREEEEEGAMSLSRAFPFPYGLSPEDLGSDDEPTDQEILNYMRRLNPEGLPVGLEPPDKLVRKRRSQMPQECPVCHKIIHGAGKLPRHMRTHTGEKPFACDVCGVRFTRNDKLKIHMRKHTGERPYSCPHCAARFLHSYDLKNHLHLHTGARPYECCLCHKAFAKDDHLQRHLKGQNCLEVRTRRRRRGPDPESDSLAPAGIPLPSAPLSLTNGRAEELHHYWPTGAAPISPAPKEEEEEEEEEEGAIEGLQSDVPMAEVQTA
- the ZBTB7B gene encoding zinc finger and BTB domain-containing protein 7B isoform X2 produces the protein MGSPEDDLIGIPFPEHSSELLAHLNEQRRRGMLCDVTLRAQGREYQSHRAVLAACSRYFQRLFAGPGMSVCELDFVGADALGALLDFAYTATLTISTGSLCEVLRAARILEIPCVIAACVEILQGNGLEAPVPDDAARERARRYLEAFGTLPNMEGDLAEPLTCPAPRRSRKTRKFLQAKGSRLNNHIAEVSPSLSPSSTGTQERPSPPSQASPAPAFSHPREEEEEGAMSLSRAFPFPYGLSPEDLGSDDEPTDQEILNYMRRLNPEGLPVGLEPPDKLVRKRRSQMPQECPVCHKIIHGAGKLPRHMRTHTGEKPFACDVCGVRFTRNDKLKIHMRKHTGERPYSCPHCAARFLHSYDLKNHLHLHTGARPYECCLCHKAFAKDDHLQRHLKGQNCLEVRTRRRRRGPDPESDSLAPAGIPLPSAPLSLTNGRAEELHHYWPTGAAPISPAPKEEEEEEEEEEGAIEGLQSDVPMAEVQTA